AACTATCGGGTGCATTGGGAATCAGCCGGAAAAATCATTCCATTCAATCCTGAATGTATGGAATCTGTTGTAATTGTTACACCGTCATGGTTTATTGAAGTGGACCTGCCTGTGGTCAGGGCATTATCATCACACTATGCCGTTCACTGGATGATATTGTTTCAGAAAGACCTGCGTGAATATGCTCCTGCCGATGTCATTCACCTGACAGACAACCTTCATGTTACACTGCATATTTTTCAGCGGAAACACCGGCGGCTGCATCCCCATAATGCCCTTCTTGCCTTCCGTGTTATTAGGGAAATAGCCTCCAATCCCGGTGCCCGCATATATTTCAATACCCTGGAAGATATGTACCTTCTGATTCTCTCCCGGTTGTTTTTTTCTCCCTCCAGGATTATTATCGGGGTTCATGATTTCATACCCCACCGAAAATTTTCCACCAAGCTCATTAAATATACACACCAGCTGGTATACAGGCTCTTCAGAAATTTTCATTTCTTTTCAGAAAGCCAGAGGCAGGCCTTTCTGCAGAAATACCCGCACAAAAGAGCGTGGATGATCCCCATGTTTGTGAAGGATTATGGCCTTCCCACCACAGGAGGTTCCCTGAAAAGGGCTCGCTGTCATTTTCTGTTTTTCGGACAGATGCGCTACAACAAGGGAATTGATGTGCTGACGGAAGCCATCAATTTATTGAGCGAAAAAACCGGAAGCTTTCTGGTTACAATGGCTGGAGCCGGGACAGAAGCTGAAAAATACCGCCAGGAAATCCGTGATCAGCACTGCGTGAAATGGGACATCCGGATTATCCCCGATCAGGAAATTCCCGATCTTTTTTCCCATACCGATTTTCTGGTTTTGCCATACAGGGATGTAACCCAGAGCGGCCCTCTCTGGATTGCCTTCCGGTACGGTGTGCCTGTTATTGCAAGCGACTTGCCGGGGTTCAGGGAATGGATTACGGAAGGGGAAACGGGCTTTTTTGTACCTCCCGAAGATCCCCATGCCCTGGCCGATACCATGCTCAGGGCACTGCACATGACCGGGGAAGAGAAGAACCGCATGCAACAAAACATTTTGCAGTTTGTTCGTATAAAGCTTGATCCGGAAAATATAACTACGGCCTATAGAAATATGTTTTCATCGGCTGTATGATGGAGCAACAATGAATACAATCCCGAAAATACTGATTACAGCCCCGAGCTTTGACGAACGCGAAAACGTGAGTGGGGTGGTTTCTGTGGTCCGCCTGATTATGAAGCTTCCGGGGTACAGCTTTACCCATTTTCGTCTGGGGCGCAGGGATAACGAACGATCGGGCATATTCTGGCTGATGAGCCAGATAGGGTCTTTGTTTTCCTTTGTGCGGGTGGTTGGACGTTTTGACCTGGTGCATATCAGCTATTCCCTGAATCCTCCTTCCATCCTCAGGGATTTCTTTTATGGCCTGCTTGCACGCTTGTTTGGGAAAAAGCTGATAGTTCATGTTCACGGAGGAAAGTATCTGACCCGGAAACCGGACAACTTCCTGCTCGATGCAATGATAAGGCAACTGCTCCGGTATGCTCACAGGGTACTTGTTCTCAGCGCCAGAGAGGAACAACTTCTGCAGGAAAATTACGGGCATTATCCTGTCAGCATTCTACCGAATTGTGTTGAATTTCCTGCTGATATTCAGCGGAGCGAAAATTCCGGTCCGCATCTCCGCTTGCTCTTTTTTGGCAGGATTCATGAATCAAAAGGGATATGGGATATTTGCGAGGCCATGAAAATTCTGGTACAGCAGAAAGAAAATGTTATCCTTGATGTGTATGGAAAAGGCCCCGAACAGGAACGATTCATTGCTTCCTGTTCCCTGGCAATGGGAGAACAATTCAGATACCGTGGCGTTGCCTCAGGATCTGAAAAATGGAAGGTGCTTGCTTCTTACGATGTTTTGCTTCTTCCTTCCCGGTACGGTGAAGGCCTTCCTATGGCAATGCTGGAAGCAATGGCCGTGGGGCTTGTGGTGGTGGTGACCGACGACGCATCCATAACAACGGTAATTGAAGACGGCACAAACGGAATTCTGGTGCAGAAAAATGACCCCCGTGCACTGGCAGAGAAAATCAGCTTTCTGGCAGGTAACAGGGCACTTGTACAAGCAATTGGAGAGAAGGCTCGTCAAACCATTCGTTCCCAATTTACCGTGGATAACTATCTTTATCGTCTTGATTCAATTTATAAACAACTGGTATAGAAAACGGCTCCTATGCAAAAAACCGAAATACTGGGATTTAATGTCTTTTCAGGTACCCTCGATGAAATTCAATGGGATCGTGTTCCGGTAATTGTGAATACCATCAATGCTTATTCGTATGTGGTTACCAAAAAAGATTCGCTGTTCCGGAAAGCATTGATGACCTCAGATGTACTCGTTCCTGACGGTTTTCCTGTGGTTATAGCGGCCCGTATCAGAGGCGACAGAAGAATGAGAAAAATTGCCGGAGCCGATATCCTGTTCTATTTGCTGGAAATGCTCGAAAAACAGAATGGAACCTGTTTTTTTCTGGGCTCTGAACAAGAGACCCTCAGGCTTATAGAAGAAAGGCTTCGTAAGGAATACCCCTCGGTAAAAGCTGGCTTTTTTTCTCCCCCGTTCAGGGAAGAATTTTCAGAAACTGAAATCAGAGAAATGATCG
This genomic stretch from Bacteroidales bacterium harbors:
- a CDS encoding glycosyltransferase, whose product is MESVVIVTPSWFIEVDLPVVRALSSHYAVHWMILFQKDLREYAPADVIHLTDNLHVTLHIFQRKHRRLHPHNALLAFRVIREIASNPGARIYFNTLEDMYLLILSRLFFSPSRIIIGVHDFIPHRKFSTKLIKYTHQLVYRLFRNFHFFSESQRQAFLQKYPHKRAWMIPMFVKDYGLPTTGGSLKRARCHFLFFGQMRYNKGIDVLTEAINLLSEKTGSFLVTMAGAGTEAEKYRQEIRDQHCVKWDIRIIPDQEIPDLFSHTDFLVLPYRDVTQSGPLWIAFRYGVPVIASDLPGFREWITEGETGFFVPPEDPHALADTMLRALHMTGEEKNRMQQNILQFVRIKLDPENITTAYRNMFSSAV
- a CDS encoding glycosyltransferase family 4 protein; this translates as MNTIPKILITAPSFDERENVSGVVSVVRLIMKLPGYSFTHFRLGRRDNERSGIFWLMSQIGSLFSFVRVVGRFDLVHISYSLNPPSILRDFFYGLLARLFGKKLIVHVHGGKYLTRKPDNFLLDAMIRQLLRYAHRVLVLSAREEQLLQENYGHYPVSILPNCVEFPADIQRSENSGPHLRLLFFGRIHESKGIWDICEAMKILVQQKENVILDVYGKGPEQERFIASCSLAMGEQFRYRGVASGSEKWKVLASYDVLLLPSRYGEGLPMAMLEAMAVGLVVVVTDDASITTVIEDGTNGILVQKNDPRALAEKISFLAGNRALVQAIGEKARQTIRSQFTVDNYLYRLDSIYKQLV
- a CDS encoding WecB/TagA/CpsF family glycosyltransferase yields the protein MGFNVFSGTLDEIQWDRVPVIVNTINAYSYVVTKKDSLFRKALMTSDVLVPDGFPVVIAARIRGDRRMRKIAGADILFYLLEMLEKQNGTCFFLGSEQETLRLIEERLRKEYPSVKAGFFSPPFREEFSETEIREMIGRINSFKPDVLFVGMTAPKQEKWVLANKPAIHPCIICSIGAAFDYFAGTLPRPSRFWIKIGMEWFVRLVKEPGRLWRRYLVHSPVFFFDLFRCLVLGKRVVKKPGKE